In Oryzias latipes chromosome 15, ASM223467v1, the sequence TTCCCAATGTTTGACTTCTTCCTGATAGATCAAAATGATGCAGGAACCTTGAgatttgcagaaaaagaaagataaaaatgaaaatgtcattctggacatttaatttaaacaaaaggtTTTCACATCAGGATAGTTTACTGCAGTAACACTAAATAAATTGGGAGACGTTAACCAAGACTGTTGTAAATCCATATTTTGTGGTTTATTGTGTATAATGTGAATAATGAAGGATGGCATTGTATTCTGCTCAATGATAAATCGCCCCTGAATCTATAACAAGTGAATGCATTTTATCTTGTTGTCCACCAATAAGCATGATGCTGCATTTTTACGCTGCAAAGATGGATGGGAGAGCTCTGTGACAGTGGATCACAGAAAGAGCTTTCTTGTGCTGCCTGTTTCTTTCTATATGCTCTGTGCTGATGTGGGAAACATGATTGACTGCTCTGATTGGTATCTGTTGTGGATGATGTGAAAAGTTGAAGTTTCAGAGGTGATCTTGAAACGAGATTCTCTAACTTTATCAGGGAAATGCTGCAAATTTTCTCAGCAACTATTGAATATCCACACTGGAATGTGATGTTAATTAGGGCTAAGTGACATTCAAGTGTGCTAATGAAAaactcaaagaagaaaaaagggggcATTTtagtttgcacatattttattgGAATTTTGGCTGTGTGAGTCAACACTGACTGAAAAAGTATTCTGTGTAACAGATGATCTACACCCCAGCAAGTGGCAAAGGCCATACTGTGAGGTGTTTCATCAACACATTTCAACAGTAGTGCTTAAGGGGCTGGAAAATCAGAGCACAGCAACCCTCAGAACCGTTAGAATATGAACACAGCACAGTTCTTccataaatacataaacaaaatggTAAAACTTGTCTGCTTTTCTTGATTAAGAAATGTAAACTAAACTAATCTGCCTAGTAAAATCACATGATCAATTCAACAAAATATATGGTAAAGTACAggaaaaaagtgtatttagtttctgcaatgttttttttctagcaaaatgtaattatatttgtGTCACATTTCTTTATCCCAACGCTTTGTGTGGACTTTGATTATTGGAAGCTTCATGTCCATTCCAGAAATGCCAAAGTTACTAACTTTCAAATTAGTATCTGTGCGTGCTTTGGGCTAGTGTGCTTCCTCTTGAAGTATTATATTCTTTGAatataaatgaacacatgcacaaTGAGGATCTTTGGCGGAACATTATTGTATTCTGctgtacatttttctaaaaaatacagACAGCAGATATTCAGTTGAATAATCTGCAGTTCTTTCTGGTGCACTTTTGTTAGTTCACATACATCCAAAATTAACAATTAAAGAGATACCCTGCAGTAATTGTGTGTGTTGGCGTATTATTTTATGAACTTTTAAAGAAAGGTTTATAAGAAAAACAGTTGTCTTTACACCAAAACCATGAAAAAATAGTCTAAAAAAGAGACATGGACTGCAACGAATcaatacaacaacaaaattctatacgaataaataaaaaaaaacaacataagaaACAGCAATTCAAACATATAAAAAAGGCTTGTATATTGTGATTGAACATGATTTATCTTGTATATTTGAacgttttatttctttctattGTAAACGTGcatctaaaaaatatttgcaaacgATTCTTACAAGAAAAGCAGCCACTATGTTTTCACTGAGAGCTTGATCCATCCCGTCACTCTGCTAAAGTGTTGCACTTTTGCCTGCAGCACCTAGAAGCTCTTTCACTGAACATGCTGGCTTTTTTTCTCAACTTCAGTCAtgcatttttctccttttaaccTCAACTTTCTTTGCTCAGAAAATCTGTCGAGTTCTGGACTGAAGCTAAAAAAGTGCAGTTGAGGGCAATTACTCCAAGAAGCACAAAAGGACAAAGAAATATGTGTCAAAATCTCCACAAACCTCTCTGTACTGGACTGAATTGAAGATGCTTTGAGACTAACAGAACGGGGACTGGTGCCCAGCAATCTGCAGCGTATGCAGCAGATTgtagacaaaaagaaagaaagaaaaacctgaCTTACCTTCTGCCAGTAAACGCACCGCGTGCACAAAAGAGGGATCCAGGCTGTTTTTCTCTGCCACCAGTTCAGGTAAACACTTATCTGGATGCATTCTGATCACAGCTCTTCAGCAGCGGAGCAGGTGTGTGATCACTGGAGTGCTGAACGTCGGAGTGCAGCTGTACCTTCTTCCCCTCTTGCCTAACAGTGGCTGCAGTTGCTTTTATTGAATAACAACAGAGGGGAAACGCCcagaaaaaaaccacacaccTCAAAACGTCCAAAATACCTGACCAGAGGCTGAGCAGTGACTCAGAGGTGTGAGCCCATCCCGGCTGCAGCTGCCTCTTGTCGGCAACCCGCCAGACTCCCGGGCATCGCTGCGCGCGTCCCCGCCCCTTTCACACGATTGGCCACGTTGAAGAATCAGTGCTGATGAAAAGCTGAGGAGTTCCCTACTGAGGGTAATGCAACACACAAGTTCGTCTTATTAGCACCACCAGCCTGAGAGTTCAGCACGTCCAAGAGGAAAATGTGGttttaatctgaaataaatgaaCCAAGTAACAAATACAGAGTGAGTGCATCCAAAATGAACTTGTCAATTCGATTATTTAAGATTAAAGTGAAAACTTGCAGTTTAATTAATGTCACGCAACAACTAACCTCTTACAACACTCGGCTGTGTCCAGACAAGCCAGACTGTCCGCTGGTGTCAATAATCCACATCAGGGTGATCCGCAGAGCCGCGGCTCTGTTTGTGtcgctgtccatggtgctgatcTGATTTGAGACTCACAGAAGCTCGTTTTTTCTCATTAGGTTTTGCCTTCCAGAGTTCAAAGTTCTCGGAGATAGGAagagtttctttatttaattgatTTATCTTCTATTGTTCTTCCTTGTTGACATTTTGTTTCACTGCAGATTTTcacttcaaataaataaataaacatccatcttttcatctgTCTTCTAATCCAGTTTTATCCATTTCAGTATCAAGGGCTGCtcgagcctatcctggccactattgggcgaaggcagggttcaccctcgacaggtcgccagtctgacgcacattcacacacccatgcacacttgCATTCACACTTAAGGACAATTtagacctatgaagcatgttttttgacagtgggaggaagccggagtccctggagaaaacccaggcATGCATGGGGATAGCTTGCAAACTTCTCACAGAATGGTCCTCCATTTgtgattctgtttcaggtcccccagccgggacttgacccttcttgctgtgaggcaagagtactaaaataaaggggggaaaaaacagacaaagttaTCAAAGAATCAATTGTCTGTTATGATGCTGCATTTTGGATAAGGCAATTTTCAGCTTCTTCTTACTATTATACATCATCTCAAAAAACTAAGCAAAAATCAAGCAAACACTgtgacatgtttaaaaaatacgaGAGGACTTGAGTCGCATTTGTGTTTCATGAAGAGACTTGAGCCTTGAATTGAGACCTAAGGTTTGGGTCCTGATAGcaaagtttatttgtttattctttttttggcaACATAATCTCTCAGTCAGGTGTAAAAATCAAAGCTTTCTTTAAATGATTTTGAACTGGAAATGCACAAGCTGTATATAGATATAGACTTATATATAGAAATATAGACTATAGACCTCAGACCTCACTTGGACTTGCACAAAGGGACTTTCGAGCATTTCTGGGAAGAGATGTAATAATATTTGTGTCTCATCTAAAATGTTTCCTTGCTCTCCAACATTATTGATATTAACTCGAATCTAAAAGCCATTTCCTGCACAGCGTGCCGGCTGCTTTCCTTCCtcctaaaatgcattttatcagATGAGGCTATAGAACCATCAACACTAGCTATACTTGACCTTTACAGTTGCTTCTCTGTGAACTAATCAGTAGAAATagaaacacataaataataaagtttggatctaattattttgttgttatttataaCATTGCTTATCCTATAATTGAAGGTGTTGTATTGCATTTATCAACGGCAAAAGGGTTTTGACAATTGtttaaaatacattcaaaaCCCCTTTTTAAATACTGAAAGCTCGATGTTTTGCATTGaaattttattgacattttgtttaaatagaTTCAGGTGAGTCTTTTGTCCTAAGTCATATTAGGAATGCAGTTTTAGAACAAGGCACAGTTGCTGGAAAATAAGATCTTCTTTCTTTGCAGATTTCTCCAAATCTTATTTATCCTTATCATAATGATTGTAAAGTGTATAGCATATTGACACTATATTGGAGTCAAATTACTACATTTATTTGCactgatttaaagaaaacataatgTTTTATAAACTTAACTTGCAAAAGTCCACTTATTTATCACATGTTCAAGTATCTGCATGTCTACATTTGCATgttgtgatttgtagtttactATTTAtgctttataaaacattttacctTAAATTTGATTAGAACTttaatgttttgcatttttgatcATCTGCTAAAAAGCCaatggatgtgtttttttttttttgttataccTATAaatactgatttatttttttattgtactttttGTTAGTTTCCATCCAGGCTTGAGCCTTTTTTGGCAGTCAAAAGGCAAGTTACTTTATGCACAAGTAACCAGTCGATTACAAAATTGAAAATAGAATCAAATGAGACAAGTACTGATGCATGTTTACAGCATCAAGTCACCTCTAGGTTTGAGACGCCTTTTTTATAGTTTGAAAATAGTGCAACCAGAAAGATCTGCAGAGAGAGAACAAGAAAACTTTGTTCACCATCATCCCCTGGTAAGTGAGAGCTCATTATTTGAAGACATGacacttcttttcattttcatgctctttttaaaaatcaatagcATTGTCTGTAAATTGAGGACtaactttgttttcctgcttgACGGCCTATAACAATGAGCTAGAAAATGTTGGCCAGCATCATATTTGCATTTCATGCTTACTGAACCTTCACTGATTTGATTTCAGTCAGCAAactaatttatgtaaaaaatgggAGTGATACTGCTGTTGCTGATGATGCTCACTATCTCAGTTATTGTGTTTTAATGCTACAACTGTATTAAGTGTCTGACTGCGTTGACCACATCATACAaacctaaaataaacaaataaaggcacaaaattctattttcttttattttttgcaatgaCTTTAAATAATAGGACAAAATAAACATGTATGggagtataaaaaataaattgaaatttacATATTGTATGCATCTTTATGCTACAAATTGTATTTGGTAGAGCAAATATTAAGCAACCAAATATAGAAATTAAATGGTTTTCTACTACCCTCTGCTGGCGCATGATCCACGTTACAGTTATGAGGAGAAATTATTCATTCAGTGTTTTAATATTCGATGTAATTATTAggacttcagttttatttatttgtttaacttttttttaaattgttttttaaccatttaataTTCTCAACTGGTGTGGGCCTAAATGCAACTACCGGCTGCTGTattttgtgtttacatttatttatttggtccCGTCATCCTCATCCAGTTTTCCTTCGTAACTCATttagtttaaaatgaataaacatcTGTTAGTTTTTGCCCTCCCGCTTTAACAATGAACaggattttactttgaaaagttcagttttatgtAACGGGTTGCGTAAGACTTTTCTTCTGCGCGCACGAACGCCTGAGTCACGTGACATCgagagacttttttttgttctcttttggtTGAAAGTCGGGCAGCTGGAAGGTAAGTAGACACCGAATGTGGTCTTCCTACATAAACAGTGTGATTtgataaatacaaacattttgctATAAAATATTTCAGATTTTAATTACATTAATTTCTTATACAAGACAAATGTCATTAACTAAAAGTTCTTAAGTGCAAAAGATCAATAAAGCAGGTGTGTGCGGTGTAAGAGTGCGTAAAGCATCAGGCAGGTTGCAAAGTTCATCATGAACTCTGGTTATCTTCAGTTTAACTACTCCTTTAATCTCTATTCAAAGGGGAAGATGTCAAAACCAGGTGCGTGTTCGGTGCAGCTTTAAATGATATCAGTTGTTGAGATTCTGGAATTTGAAGTCAGTTTAATGAAATAAGTCTAGCATCCAAAAAGTAATGTTTCATCAGAAATATTTGCATGCATACAGCACTGGGTGTATCCTAAAACCAGAAAACTcagagctctttttttttgagttaTACATCATGCATTGGGCTTAAGGTTGTCTACTTGTTCCATAACAGGACTATGTCTGCAGTTTTGGTTGTTCATGGCGGGGCTTGGGCCATACCGGATGAGCTCGCTAAAGCCTCTGTAGATGGAGTGAAAGCTGCGGCACGCAAGGGATTTGTGGTGCTGAGAGATGATGGAAGGGCTTTGGAGGCTGTGGAAGCAGCTGTGAAAGCTTTGGAGGATAACATGGTGTTCAATGCAGGTAAGGGAAAGCAATGCCCGAAGGTTTTCTGCCCAGTTTCATTTACCAATATGGTGATGAAATgtttacatagaaaatacagcCAATTCAAGCCATCCCTTCTTCCCTTCCCTTCTTCAGGGACCATCACTTTGAACCTTTTCTGTTTTGGGGTCTGGTCATGAATCACAACCAGAGGGGATTTCAATAATTCtgcaatcagaaaaaaacatcaaatataaGATGTTTAAATTAGTGTCTAGCTTTAGCTTTACTCTGCTGCAACCTACTGTTGTAGACACAGACCTTAAGCTCAAATGACCGACAGATTTTTGAAGGAACTTAGATTGAAACTTTATggaaacaagaataaaaaaataacatacatTTCTTGGAAACTGGAAAAAGGAGACAAAAGCCTTAAAACAGCTTTTCACCctcaaaacaaagacattcatgtcTATTTGCTGATTGTAGGAAACGTGTTTTAATTTTGTGCACACTGGCTTCTTTGTCATATGAAAGAATTACGTTACTTTGTATATTCCATAAAAAAGCTACCCAAACAAGTAAAACCTGCATTTACTCCAAATTGCTTTATATTTATGTGTTTAAGAATAGTTctctattttaaataaaagaaatggaaaaattgattgtggaattgaaatgttttgcactgtttgtgtgttttcttttctcaaagAAACCTTTTAGCTTTATATAAGAAGAAGTAATACATTTGTTGTTTGAATTTAtgatttgtttccttttatatTTAATGATTGGCATCTTGCCCAAGTCAGTGATTGACAaacacgaggaaaacaaaagcacacaatccttcaaatctgtgttgttgaatatattttttttgtcattacaaTTGgggttttaaaatacattttgaatgtcCAATGTCTTTCTGAAGTTTTACAACTGATATCTGTAAATCACTTGGATGACATAGGAAAGCGAAAAACAATGCAGCTTTGTCGCCTCCTGGTGGATATTATAAAAGTTGCACTCAAAATGAAACTGGATCTGTGGCGTTGACAGTAATATTATGCAGTCAATGATCTGTGGCCATTTATTAGGTTGCTTAGGTTGTTTTGAGCACCCAAGCTAGAGAAGATTTATTAATTCTTTTTCAGGTCATGGTGCCACATTAAACGTTGATGGAGAAGTGGAGCTGGATGCCATTATCATGGATGGAAGAACACTTAACTGTGGAGCTGTGTCTTCAGTGAAGAACATTCCTAACCCTGTATCACTGGCACGGGCAGTAATGGAGAAGGTTTgtctatttattttagttttcttcaCTCAAATTCTAAGATTGTATgactcttttattttattttatttataatacagTTTTGCATTCAACTAACATCTGGATGTCTTTTCAAACTAAATTAAAGGTAATTATGAAGGAACAATGGATGAGgatgacagacaaaaaaaaaatacataaacacaaaGTGCAGCAGCCAGAAATTGCATTTTAAGGCATTGTTTATTACCACATtaaaaatcaaactctacttgaaAAAGTATGATGCGGGAGCtcttttctatatatatatttgttttgttacatGATTCCTGCCATGGAAAACCTCAGACTTCTCACGTCATGCTGACAGGAAGAGGTGCAAACCTGTTTGCAGAGAGTGTTGGCTTCAGCACCGTTACCACTCATGCACTGGTGTCTGAGTTTGAGAGGAAAGAATGGGAGTGCCACAAAACATATGCTGCTGGAGTACTGGAGGATTTTAACACTCAGTGGTatgcatttgtttctttttctaaacatgacttttctttttctataaaTGTAGATCTAAGCACCATGAATtcagaagaaattaaaaatgctGCATAAAGGTTGAaatctacaaaaacatgtttttttgttcatagtTTCCGAGTAAACTTTGGGAAAagttgatatatatatatatatatatatatatatatatatatatatatatatatatatatatatatatatatatatatatatatatatatatatatatatatatatatatatatatatatgttgtgcatatttctatttacagttatttttcttcaaagcattCAAATTACCTTCTGTATGCAGAAGAGACATttgcttatttgtttttatcgGTCATTTCTAGCCTTGTAAAGTTCCATCGGTGACATCTtgtatcttctttttttaatacatgtaaacttttgctttgttttaaacgcTGATCTAACTCtgagcacattttcttttctgtagtACAAATGCAATACTTTTTGGAGTTCAGCTGATTTCTTAACTCATGAGCCCTATCTCTATCTTTTCCAAACAGATTATCAGTAAAGTCACAAAAGGTGGTATGGAAACAAAAGAGGTGAATTATACAAATTGTATGtgttctttttctgtcacaagGACTCATGATACAGTTGGAGC encodes:
- the LOC101156114 gene encoding isoaspartyl peptidase/L-asparaginase — encoded protein: MSAVLVVHGGAWAIPDELAKASVDGVKAAARKGFVVLRDDGRALEAVEAAVKALEDNMVFNAGHGATLNVDGEVELDAIIMDGRTLNCGAVSSVKNIPNPVSLARAVMEKTSHVMLTGRGANLFAESVGFSTVTTHALVSEFERKEWECHKTYAAGVLEDFNTQWTHDTVGAVAVDSSGNVACATSTGGIRNKMVGRVGDSSIIGCGAYADNLSGAVSCTGHGESILKVTLAKLILSHVEQGKSVADASDLALQYMGERVQGAGGVITVSPSGKWAATFTTQRMAWAAAENDVLWSGLDPNERKKENLN